The following are from one region of the Pseudazoarcus pumilus genome:
- a CDS encoding alanine/glycine:cation symporter family protein, which produces MTLVIDFLNDILWGYVLVYGLLAVGVFFTLRLGFLQFRHFPEMIRSITGSREHDAGGITPFQALCTSLASRVGTGNLAGVAVAIALGGPGAIFWMWMVALVGMATAYAESTLAQLYKVRGHSDHGLYRGGPAFYIARGLKMPWLAVAFSLCLILAFGLVFNAVQANSIAEAIEGAFGVPKMGVGVGVAVLAGIVIFGGIRKIARVAELVIPVMAALYLLMALVILAMNLSEVPAAIALILKSAFGIEQAFGGVLGAMLNGIKRGLFSNEAGMGSAPNIAAVAVPQPHHPSSQGFVQALGVFIDTLLICTATAVVILLSGVFTPGSELTGIVLTQAAVESQIGSFGRYFIAVAIFFFAFTSIIGNYSYAENALAYLGLDGRTGITVLRCGVLAMVLWGAWEAVATVFNAADAAMGLMATINLIAIVLLSKLVVKLTRDYFAQKAAGREPRFNADDYPELADQIDTTIWRGRGKE; this is translated from the coding sequence ATGACCCTGGTGATCGACTTCCTCAACGACATCCTGTGGGGCTACGTCCTCGTCTACGGTCTGCTCGCGGTGGGCGTGTTCTTCACGCTGCGGCTGGGCTTCCTGCAGTTCCGGCACTTCCCGGAGATGATCCGCTCGATCACCGGCTCGCGCGAACACGACGCCGGCGGCATCACCCCGTTCCAGGCGCTATGCACCAGCCTCGCCTCGCGCGTGGGCACCGGCAATCTCGCGGGTGTCGCGGTGGCGATCGCGCTGGGCGGGCCGGGTGCGATCTTCTGGATGTGGATGGTGGCGCTGGTCGGCATGGCAACGGCCTATGCCGAGAGTACGCTGGCGCAACTGTACAAGGTACGCGGACACAGCGATCACGGCCTGTATCGTGGCGGACCGGCCTTCTACATCGCCCGCGGGCTGAAGATGCCGTGGCTGGCGGTGGCCTTCTCGCTGTGTCTGATCCTCGCCTTCGGGCTGGTCTTCAACGCGGTACAGGCCAATTCCATCGCCGAGGCGATCGAGGGCGCCTTCGGCGTGCCCAAGATGGGGGTGGGCGTGGGCGTCGCGGTGCTCGCCGGCATCGTGATCTTCGGCGGCATCCGCAAGATCGCGCGCGTGGCCGAGCTGGTGATACCCGTCATGGCCGCGCTGTACCTGCTGATGGCGCTCGTCATCCTGGCGATGAACCTCTCCGAGGTGCCGGCCGCCATCGCGCTGATACTCAAGAGCGCCTTCGGCATCGAGCAGGCCTTCGGCGGCGTCCTCGGTGCGATGCTCAACGGCATCAAGCGCGGCCTGTTCTCGAACGAGGCCGGCATGGGCTCGGCCCCCAACATCGCCGCGGTCGCCGTGCCGCAACCCCACCACCCGTCGTCGCAGGGTTTCGTGCAGGCACTGGGCGTGTTCATCGACACCCTCTTGATCTGCACCGCGACGGCCGTCGTGATCCTGCTCTCGGGCGTGTTCACCCCGGGGAGCGAGCTGACCGGCATCGTGCTGACGCAGGCGGCGGTCGAATCGCAGATCGGCAGCTTCGGGCGCTACTTCATCGCCGTCGCGATCTTCTTCTTCGCCTTCACGTCGATCATCGGCAACTATTCCTACGCGGAGAACGCGCTGGCCTACCTCGGCCTGGACGGGCGGACCGGCATCACGGTGCTGCGCTGCGGCGTGCTGGCGATGGTGCTGTGGGGCGCGTGGGAGGCGGTCGCGACGGTGTTCAATGCGGCCGACGCTGCAATGGGTCTGATGGCGACGATCAACCTGATCGCCATCGTCCTGCTGTCCAAACTGGTCGTGAAGCTCACGCGCGACTACTTCGCGCAGAAGGCCGCCGGCCGGGAGCCGCGCTTCAACGCCGACGACTATCCCGAACTGGCCGACCAGATCGACACCACCATCTGGCGCGGCCGCGGGAAGGAATGA
- a CDS encoding BCCT family transporter yields MSERRGPGWVFVWSVLVLAAFVGIGVARPDALAGSAARALEFTTTHFGWLYLFATTGFLVFCLSVALSDYGRIRLGADGEVPEFSYPTWLGMIFSAGMGVGLVFWGVAEPMTHYVEPPLGRADARSAEAARLAMQYSLFHWGFHQWANFAVVGLAIAYVRFRQQRPGLISETFRASIGDRAGGSLGHAINVLAVVSTVFGVATTLGLGVIQINSGLGAVGDVAFGVAPQLKILGGITVVFLLCSLLPLESGVRYVSDANMVLAAVLLLFVFFTGPTDFITAAMTNAIGDYFANMIGMSLLMTPYTGDDWVERWTIFYWAWGLSWAPFVGSFIARISRGRTIREFVLGVIGMPVLLSALWFATFGGSALYFEMFDGAGIGDAVVVEMSSALFATLDWLPGADVLGVAMLVLIVLFVITSANSATFVLGMFTSRGALVPSRLLRLSWGVIQVAVAGVLLLSGGLAALQTMSIVAAFPFMVLMLFMAASLLKALRDERRQRELHEAIMWERMQRLVEAEEARLEAERQAASPLQADAPPQSREV; encoded by the coding sequence GTGTCGGAACGGCGTGGTCCGGGTTGGGTGTTCGTATGGTCGGTGCTGGTGCTCGCCGCGTTCGTCGGCATCGGGGTCGCACGACCCGATGCGCTGGCCGGTTCGGCCGCGCGTGCGCTCGAGTTCACGACGACGCATTTCGGCTGGCTCTACCTCTTCGCCACCACCGGCTTTCTGGTGTTCTGCCTCAGCGTGGCGCTGTCGGACTATGGCCGCATCCGTCTGGGGGCCGACGGCGAAGTGCCCGAGTTCTCGTATCCGACCTGGCTGGGCATGATCTTTTCGGCCGGCATGGGCGTCGGCCTGGTGTTCTGGGGCGTGGCCGAGCCGATGACGCATTACGTCGAGCCGCCGCTGGGCCGCGCCGATGCGCGCAGCGCCGAGGCCGCGCGGCTGGCCATGCAGTATTCGCTGTTCCACTGGGGCTTTCACCAGTGGGCCAACTTCGCCGTGGTCGGCCTGGCGATCGCCTACGTGCGCTTCCGTCAGCAGCGTCCCGGGCTGATCAGCGAGACTTTCCGTGCCAGCATCGGAGATCGCGCGGGCGGATCGCTGGGTCACGCCATCAACGTGCTGGCGGTGGTGTCCACGGTGTTCGGCGTCGCGACCACCCTGGGCCTGGGGGTGATCCAGATCAACAGCGGTCTGGGCGCGGTGGGCGACGTGGCCTTCGGCGTCGCGCCACAGCTCAAGATTCTCGGTGGCATCACCGTGGTGTTCCTGCTGTGTTCGCTGCTTCCGCTGGAGAGCGGCGTGCGCTACGTCAGCGATGCCAACATGGTGCTCGCCGCGGTGCTGCTGCTGTTCGTGTTCTTCACGGGGCCGACCGACTTCATCACCGCGGCGATGACCAACGCCATCGGCGACTATTTCGCCAACATGATCGGCATGAGCCTGCTGATGACCCCGTACACGGGTGACGACTGGGTCGAGCGCTGGACCATCTTCTACTGGGCCTGGGGGCTGTCGTGGGCGCCGTTCGTGGGCAGCTTCATCGCTCGCATCTCGCGTGGCCGCACGATCCGCGAGTTCGTGCTGGGCGTGATCGGCATGCCGGTACTGCTCAGCGCGCTGTGGTTCGCGACCTTCGGCGGTTCGGCGCTGTACTTCGAGATGTTCGACGGGGCCGGGATCGGCGATGCGGTCGTCGTCGAGATGAGCTCGGCGCTGTTCGCGACGCTCGACTGGCTGCCCGGCGCCGATGTGCTGGGCGTGGCGATGCTGGTGCTCATCGTGCTGTTCGTGATCACCTCGGCCAACTCGGCGACCTTCGTGCTGGGCATGTTCACCAGTCGCGGCGCGCTCGTGCCCAGCCGCCTTCTGCGCCTGAGCTGGGGCGTCATCCAGGTGGCGGTGGCCGGCGTGCTGCTGCTCTCCGGCGGGCTGGCCGCGCTGCAGACCATGTCCATCGTCGCCGCCTTTCCCTTCATGGTGCTGATGCTGTTCATGGCCGCCTCGCTGCTCAAGGCGCTGCGCGACGAGCGTCGCCAGCGCGAACTGCACGAGGCCATCATGTGGGAGCGCATGCAGCGGCTGGTCGAGGCCGAGGAGGCGCGACTCGAGGCGGAGCGTCAGGCGGCGTCGCCGCTCCAAGCGGACGCGCCGCCGCAGTCGCGCGAGGTCTGA
- a CDS encoding lactonase family protein, with translation MDSALFLQFDVAPAVRAALAAIGRSEDVHWSPDGRRIALAAFGRDALLVIDVTIGDGDVPQLALTRAVEVRCAAFRCPHGVFWIDERTVMVANREGDVLVVEPPAGIGADGVREVEVLQALRAKGPDQVMTPGSVSVVRVGADLYEALVCNNYVDRVTRHLLDARADYAIRSSCVLLHAGLGVPDGVAVSHDGAWIAISNHEHHCVCLYRNRIDLDAVSEPEGVLQGIAYPHGVRFMPDDGHILVADAGAPCVHLFARGDAGWEGRRTAARSLRVLDDGTYLRGRHNPKEGGPKGIALDPAGRVMAITCEECPLAFVDLKPFVPVRSAANGADAGAEVERLRAIVLREAARARRSDIAAWHQATERLRAIEASLSWRVTAPLRWIAGRVRR, from the coding sequence ATGGATTCAGCCCTCTTTCTGCAGTTCGACGTGGCGCCGGCCGTGCGTGCGGCGCTGGCCGCCATCGGCCGCAGCGAGGACGTGCATTGGTCGCCCGACGGGCGGCGCATCGCGCTGGCTGCGTTCGGGCGCGATGCCTTGCTGGTGATCGATGTGACCATTGGTGACGGCGATGTGCCGCAGCTGGCATTGACGCGTGCGGTGGAAGTGCGTTGCGCGGCTTTTCGTTGCCCGCACGGGGTGTTCTGGATCGACGAGCGGACCGTGATGGTGGCCAACCGCGAGGGCGACGTGCTGGTCGTCGAGCCCCCTGCCGGGATCGGTGCGGATGGGGTGCGCGAAGTCGAGGTGCTGCAGGCGCTGCGTGCGAAGGGGCCGGACCAGGTGATGACCCCGGGGTCGGTCAGTGTCGTGCGCGTCGGCGCCGATCTCTATGAAGCCCTGGTGTGCAACAACTACGTCGACCGCGTCACGCGTCATCTGCTCGACGCCCGCGCCGACTATGCGATCCGCAGCAGTTGCGTGTTGCTGCATGCCGGACTGGGCGTTCCCGACGGGGTCGCCGTCAGCCACGATGGGGCATGGATCGCGATCTCGAACCACGAACACCACTGCGTCTGCCTGTATCGCAACCGCATCGATCTCGATGCCGTATCTGAGCCCGAGGGCGTGCTGCAGGGGATCGCCTATCCGCATGGTGTGCGCTTCATGCCGGACGACGGACACATCCTCGTCGCAGACGCGGGCGCGCCCTGCGTGCACCTCTTCGCGCGCGGTGACGCGGGCTGGGAGGGTCGGCGCACGGCCGCGCGGTCGCTGCGCGTGCTCGACGACGGGACCTATCTGCGCGGCCGCCACAATCCCAAGGAAGGTGGGCCCAAAGGCATTGCACTCGACCCCGCCGGGCGGGTCATGGCGATCACGTGCGAGGAGTGCCCGCTGGCCTTCGTCGATCTGAAACCCTTCGTCCCGGTCCGGTCTGCGGCGAACGGGGCGGACGCGGGCGCGGAAGTCGAACGCCTGCGTGCGATCGTCCTGCGCGAGGCCGCGCGTGCGCGCCGTTCGGACATCGCGGCGTGGCATCAGGCGACGGAACGCTTGCGTGCCATCGAGGCCAGCCTGTCGTGGCGGGTGACGGCACCATTGCGCTGGATCGCAGGCCGCGTGCGACGCTGA
- a CDS encoding formyltransferase family protein, with the protein MRCTVIGSRYFGATVLANLLEDGMEVVRVVAPAEDDRLALAATKAGLPLSILESPRTVPGSALQEDCDLIIAAHTHAFVTEEALARAKIGGIGYHPSLLPRHRGIAAVEWTLLEGDPIAGGSIYHLEKGWDDGAIAAQDWCFVLKGESARDLWERALCPLGLNLVRKVVRHAAEHGTLPAQAQDPRFATRAPMIRRTVKLVEQDQALTTSLVVTVIGPDRPGIVRKVSDCAQTAAVNWADSHMTSVAGQFAGIVHLQVAPDDADTVIAALRKLEDDGLAIAIARSDARPVPAGRRLLRLELAGPDRPGIVRRLSTSLAERGVSIENLDTEIVGERPDEPHVFKVHALLVVPEALADDTLREMLDGLGHELMVDIALDAPA; encoded by the coding sequence ATGAGGTGCACCGTCATCGGCTCGCGCTATTTCGGCGCGACCGTGCTCGCGAACCTGCTCGAAGACGGCATGGAGGTCGTGCGCGTGGTCGCACCCGCCGAGGATGACCGACTCGCGCTGGCCGCGACGAAGGCCGGCCTGCCACTGTCCATCCTGGAGAGTCCGCGCACCGTGCCCGGCTCCGCGCTGCAGGAAGACTGCGACCTGATCATCGCCGCGCATACGCACGCCTTCGTCACCGAGGAGGCGCTGGCACGCGCGAAGATCGGCGGCATCGGCTACCACCCTTCGCTGCTGCCGCGCCACCGCGGCATCGCCGCGGTGGAATGGACGTTGCTGGAAGGCGACCCGATCGCCGGGGGCTCGATCTACCACCTGGAAAAGGGCTGGGATGACGGTGCCATCGCCGCGCAGGACTGGTGCTTCGTGCTCAAGGGCGAGAGCGCGCGCGACCTGTGGGAACGCGCGCTGTGCCCGCTGGGCCTGAACCTGGTGCGCAAGGTGGTGCGCCACGCCGCCGAGCACGGCACGCTGCCGGCCCAGGCGCAGGATCCGCGCTTCGCCACGCGCGCGCCGATGATCCGGCGCACGGTCAAGCTCGTCGAACAGGATCAGGCGCTGACGACCTCGCTGGTGGTCACGGTGATCGGCCCGGACAGGCCCGGCATCGTGCGCAAGGTCTCGGACTGCGCGCAGACCGCGGCCGTCAACTGGGCGGACAGTCACATGACCAGCGTCGCCGGGCAGTTCGCCGGCATCGTGCATCTGCAGGTCGCACCGGACGACGCCGACACCGTGATCGCCGCGCTCAGGAAACTCGAGGACGACGGTCTGGCCATCGCCATCGCACGCAGCGACGCGCGTCCGGTGCCTGCCGGGCGCCGCCTGCTGCGCCTGGAACTGGCCGGCCCCGATCGCCCCGGCATCGTGCGCCGGCTGTCCACCAGCCTGGCCGAGCGCGGCGTGAGCATCGAGAACCTCGACACCGAGATCGTCGGCGAGCGTCCGGACGAGCCGCACGTGTTCAAGGTCCACGCCCTGCTCGTGGTGCCCGAGGCGCTGGCCGACGACACCCTGCGCGAGATGCTCGACGGCCTCGGCCACGAGCTGATGGTGGACATCGCGCTCGACGCTCCGGCCTGA
- a CDS encoding MBL fold metallo-hydrolase, whose product MHATRWPAVLAGAAMMTAAAFAHADTVKVTPLGSHDGEFCPLDRALVFEDPDGTRILYDAGRTVRGPDDPRLGRIDVVLLSHVHGDHLGDAIQAEANAGTCAKPDFSVKVTPNSNSVDIVVGKKAKFIVGGEMPAFFQNRVEAAGGERSQVQLVRFGASTRVGGVDIASVPAVHSNGLAPIFIGSEYAKMLSEVGLTAYVGPPGGYVLTFSNGLAVYLSGDTGITAEQDHVVRGHYGAKLAVLNIGGTFTTGPREAAYVINDLVRPAAVIASHANEPATEGGKLRAGTRTEAFIKAVEVPVHLPLSGRTMAFDGAAKCTSGC is encoded by the coding sequence ATGCATGCGACACGATGGCCGGCGGTGCTCGCCGGGGCAGCGATGATGACGGCTGCGGCCTTTGCGCACGCGGACACCGTCAAGGTCACGCCGCTGGGTAGTCACGACGGCGAATTCTGCCCGCTCGACCGCGCGCTGGTGTTCGAGGATCCGGACGGCACGCGCATTCTGTACGACGCCGGACGCACCGTGCGCGGGCCGGACGATCCGCGCCTGGGCAGGATCGACGTGGTGCTGCTCAGCCACGTGCATGGAGATCACCTCGGCGACGCGATCCAGGCCGAAGCCAACGCCGGCACCTGTGCCAAGCCGGATTTCTCGGTCAAGGTCACGCCCAATTCCAACAGCGTCGACATCGTCGTCGGCAAGAAGGCGAAGTTCATCGTCGGCGGCGAGATGCCGGCCTTCTTCCAGAACCGTGTGGAAGCGGCCGGTGGCGAGCGCAGCCAGGTACAGCTGGTGCGCTTCGGCGCGTCGACTCGGGTCGGCGGCGTGGATATCGCCAGCGTGCCGGCCGTGCACAGCAACGGTCTGGCGCCGATTTTCATCGGCAGCGAGTACGCGAAGATGCTCTCCGAGGTCGGGCTGACCGCCTACGTCGGCCCGCCGGGCGGCTATGTGCTGACCTTCAGTAATGGGCTGGCCGTGTATCTGTCGGGTGATACCGGCATCACGGCCGAACAGGATCACGTGGTGCGCGGCCACTACGGCGCGAAGCTCGCGGTGCTCAATATCGGTGGCACCTTCACCACCGGCCCGCGCGAGGCGGCCTATGTGATCAACGATCTGGTCAGGCCGGCCGCCGTGATCGCCTCGCACGCCAACGAGCCGGCCACCGAAGGCGGCAAGCTGAGGGCGGGTACCAGGACCGAGGCCTTCATCAAGGCCGTCGAGGTGCCGGTGCACCTGCCGCTGTCGGGACGCACGATGGCGTTCGACGGCGCAGCGAAATGCACGAGCGGCTGCTGA
- a CDS encoding WD40/YVTN/BNR-like repeat-containing protein: MQGETTILVATRKGAWIFRGDPAREHWRADGPHFLGHIIHHMVLDPRDGRTLLAAASTGHLGPTIFRSTDLGASWSEAARPPAFARADDGAGRAVGQVFWLTPAHANEPHAWYAGTSPQGLFRSDDDGDTWRPFSCINDDPDYRRWMGTVQDGTPDGPKLHSIIVDPRDPKHLYFAMSGGGVHESTDGGETFSPLLEGLDVVEGFVRSDPTFHDPHCVRMCPTNPDRLYQQNHCGIYRLDRPASRWQRIGRAMPAEVGDVGFPMVVHPRDADTAWVFPMDGRDVWPRTSPDGRPAVYATQDAGASWQRLDQGMPREQAWWTVKRQAMCADAHDPVGLYFGTTSGELWASVDEGAHWRCIARHLPEIYAVEAAHTAWVRRCRY; this comes from the coding sequence ATGCAAGGAGAAACGACGATTCTGGTGGCCACGCGCAAAGGCGCATGGATCTTTCGTGGCGACCCCGCACGCGAGCACTGGCGCGCCGATGGCCCGCATTTCCTGGGTCACATCATCCATCACATGGTGCTCGACCCGCGCGACGGGCGCACCCTGCTGGCGGCGGCCAGCACCGGGCATCTGGGGCCGACGATCTTTCGTTCGACCGACCTTGGCGCGAGCTGGAGCGAGGCCGCCCGCCCGCCGGCTTTCGCCAGGGCGGACGATGGCGCCGGGCGTGCGGTCGGCCAGGTGTTCTGGCTCACGCCGGCCCACGCCAACGAGCCGCACGCGTGGTACGCCGGCACCTCGCCGCAGGGGCTGTTCCGCAGCGACGACGACGGCGACACCTGGCGGCCGTTCTCGTGCATCAACGACGACCCGGACTACCGGCGCTGGATGGGCACGGTGCAGGACGGTACGCCGGACGGGCCCAAGCTGCATTCCATCATCGTCGATCCGCGCGACCCCAAACACCTGTACTTCGCGATGTCGGGTGGCGGCGTGCACGAATCGACCGACGGCGGCGAGACGTTCTCGCCGCTGCTCGAGGGACTCGATGTGGTGGAAGGTTTCGTGCGCAGCGACCCCACCTTCCACGACCCGCACTGCGTACGCATGTGTCCGACCAATCCGGATCGCCTCTACCAGCAGAACCACTGCGGCATCTATCGCCTCGACCGCCCCGCCTCCCGCTGGCAGCGCATCGGCCGCGCCATGCCGGCCGAAGTCGGCGACGTCGGCTTTCCGATGGTCGTGCATCCGCGTGACGCCGACACCGCCTGGGTATTTCCGATGGATGGGCGCGACGTGTGGCCGCGCACCAGCCCGGACGGGCGCCCCGCCGTCTATGCCACGCAGGACGCAGGGGCGAGCTGGCAGCGGCTCGACCAGGGCATGCCGCGCGAACAGGCGTGGTGGACGGTCAAGCGCCAGGCCATGTGCGCGGACGCGCACGATCCCGTCGGCCTGTACTTCGGCACCACCAGTGGCGAGCTGTGGGCCAGTGTCGATGAAGGCGCGCACTGGCGCTGCATCGCCCGCCACCTGCCCGAGATCTACGCCGTCGAGGCGGCGCACACCGCGTGGGTGCGACGATGCAGGTACTGA
- a CDS encoding MoaD/ThiS family protein — translation MQVLIPTPLQSYTGAAQVEAEGTTLDALLDDLDRRYPGMRFRLVDEQGRTRAHMRIFVNGKSVFDLTRVLEAHDEVAIVQALSGG, via the coding sequence ATGCAGGTACTGATCCCGACGCCATTACAGTCCTACACCGGAGCCGCGCAAGTCGAGGCCGAAGGCACGACGCTGGACGCGCTGCTCGACGACCTCGATCGCCGTTATCCGGGCATGCGCTTTCGCCTGGTCGACGAACAGGGCCGCACGCGGGCGCACATGCGCATCTTCGTCAATGGAAAGTCGGTATTCGATTTGACGCGCGTGCTCGAGGCGCATGACGAGGTGGCGATCGTGCAGGCCCTGAGCGGCGGCTGA
- a CDS encoding phosphate-starvation-inducible protein PsiE yields the protein MQTDNSKTTSASEKVPSEPPVEVSDTEEVVVERGLKYLQRALLLVVAIMTVVATGMEILAVFEAGAVNLGDILLMFLYAEVISMVAVFYSGRGLTMVFPILIAITALARLIVLQGKEMDPSNILIEAGAIFLLALAAVVLLRFARK from the coding sequence ATGCAGACCGACAACAGCAAGACGACGAGCGCCAGCGAGAAAGTCCCTTCCGAGCCTCCGGTGGAAGTGAGCGACACCGAGGAGGTCGTCGTCGAACGCGGGCTGAAATACCTGCAACGCGCCCTGTTGCTGGTCGTCGCGATCATGACGGTGGTCGCCACGGGCATGGAGATCCTGGCGGTGTTCGAAGCCGGTGCGGTCAATCTCGGCGATATCCTGCTGATGTTCCTGTATGCCGAGGTGATCTCCATGGTCGCCGTGTTCTACTCGGGCCGCGGTCTGACCATGGTGTTCCCCATCCTCATCGCGATCACGGCGCTGGCGCGCTTGATCGTACTGCAGGGCAAGGAAATGGACCCGTCCAACATCCTCATCGAGGCCGGCGCGATCTTCCTGCTTGCGCTCGCGGCGGTCGTGCTGCTGCGCTTCGCGCGCAAGTGA
- a CDS encoding DUF6868 family protein yields the protein MNVELLETVQAALGWSTLINFVVLIWWFAWFALARNTVRRLHGRWFDLPDAQFDAIHYGGMAIYKLGILLFNLVPYLALRIAT from the coding sequence ATGAATGTCGAGCTTCTGGAAACCGTGCAGGCCGCGCTGGGCTGGAGCACGTTGATCAACTTCGTCGTGCTGATCTGGTGGTTCGCCTGGTTCGCGCTCGCGCGTAACACCGTGCGGCGCTTGCACGGCCGCTGGTTCGATCTGCCGGACGCGCAGTTCGACGCCATACACTACGGGGGCATGGCGATCTACAAGCTGGGCATCCTGCTGTTCAACCTGGTGCCGTACCTGGCTCTGCGGATCGCGACCTGA